ACCTTGCGCCTGCGTTTCTTTTCTGAGGAAGAAATAGCGGAGCTGGAATCGGTTAGTGACAAGCATCGCCTGATGTTGGCTGAGTATTTTGATGACAGCTTTGCATTGGGACATTAAAGCAAGAGTGAAAAACGAGGTCACGCCATTTCGAATCTTATTTTGAGTGTGCTGGTACCAATATAAATGAATAACGAAATGCTATAAGGAGGTCTTAAAATGGACTATTTAGATATGTTAATTGATAGTCTCAATCGGGTTAGAGAACGTTTTTGGCGTATGTTTAAAGGAGTGACAGTAGAGCAAGCTAATTGTTTCCCAGTTGCTGATACTGCACCGCAGATAAAATCACTGACTTGGCTAGCATGGCATACAGCGCGTGAATTGGATTTGCAGATTTCAGCTTTGGCAGGGCAGGAGTCCATCTGGGACAGTCAAGGTTTTAAAGAGTATTTTCCTTTTGAAGTGGCAGAAACAGAAGACGGTTGGGATCACAGCTTAGAGCAAGCTCAAAAAATTAAGGTCGATCACTTAGATGATGTTTTAGATTATCTCAATGATGCTACAGATTTTGCCATTCTTTACCTGAAATCACTTAATCCAGAATGTCTAGATGATATTGTAGATGATTCTTGGACACCAGCTGTGACGCGTGGTGTACGCTTGGTTTCCATCATTGATGATGCTGCTATGCACTCAGGACAAGCTATTTATGCTCGTCGTTTGCTTGGTTTAAAGGATTAGTTTTTTGAAAAATAGCAGAGCGGTAAGGACGTTTAGAAAAGGGAGCAATCATGCCAGAATTACCAGAGGTTGAAACAGTCAGGCGTGGCTTAGAGCATTTGATTGTTGGCAAAAAAATTGTATCGGTAGAGGTTCGTGTGCCCAAAATGGTCAAAACGGGTGTAGAAGATTTTCAGCTGGACATTTTAGGACAAACCTTTGAAAGTATTGGCCGTCGTGGCAAATATCTTCTTTTAAATCTCAACAGGCAGACCATTATTTCTCATCTGCGCATGGAAGGAAAGTATTTGCTTTTTGAAGATGAGGTACCGGACAATAAGCATTTTCATCTTTTCTTTGGTCTGGATGGTGGGTCAACCTTGGTCTATCAGGATGTCCGCAAATTTGGTACTTTTGAATTATTGCCTAAAAGTCAGGTTGAAGCTTATTTTGTTCAGAAAAAAATTGGTCCTGAGCCAAATGCCAAAGATTTTAAACTCAAGCCTTTTGAAGAAGGACTGGCCAAATCACACAAGGTCATCAAAACACTACTTTTGGATCAGCATTTAGTGGCTGGACTTGGCAATATTTATGTGGACGAAGTGCTCTGGGCAGCAAAAGTCGATCCAGAACGGCTAGCCAGTCAACTGAAAACATCAGAAATCAAACGGATTCATGATGAAACCATCCGTATTCTGCAACTGGCTATTGAAAAGGGAGGCTCGACTATTCGTAGCTATAAGAATAGCTTGGGTGAAGATGGCAGTATGCAGGATTGCTTACAAGTTTATGGAAAGACAGATCAGCCTTGTGCTCGCTGTGCCACGCCTATTGAGAAAATTAAAGTAGGAGGGAGAGGGACGCATTTTTGCCCGTCCTGCCAAAAACAATGACAAAAATTATTGGGATTACAGGCGGTATCGCTTCTGGTAAGTCAACGATTACAAATTATCTCAGGCAAAAGGGTTATCAAGTTATTGATGCTGACCAAGTCGTGCATGATTTACAGGCTAATGGTGGTAGGCTTTATCAGGCCTTGGTCAACTGGCTGGGCACAGCTATTCTCAATGAAGCAGGCGAACTCAATCGTCCGAAATTGTCCCAATTCATTTTTTCCAGTCCAGACAATTTAGCCAAATCTTCTCAGCTACAAAATGCTATTATCAGACAGGAGTTGGAGACTAGACGAGACCAGCTAGCTAAAACAGAGGCAATTTTCTTTATGGATATTCCGCTTTTGATTGAGCAGAACTATAGGGACTGGTTTGATGAGATCTGGTTAATAGCGGTAAGCCCAGAGACACAAATTAAGCGGTTGAAGCAGCGAAATGGTTATTCGCAAGAAGAAGCGCAGCAGCGCCTTGCCAGCCAAATGCCCTTGCAGTCCAAAAAAGTTTATGCCGATCAAATAATTGATAATAATAAAACAGTTGAAAATACTAAAATGCAAGTGGACAGTCAACTGAGGAGGTTGCAAAATGAATGACATTTACTTTGATGACAACCGTCATAACTGGAATGACCGCGCTCGTCTGCATGAGGAAGCAGGTTATGGTATTGAAGACATTTTAAAAGTTACTTATGCCATTTTTTATTTTGTCTCGTTAAACAGAAGATTAAAACATCAGGTTTCTTAAATTATGTTATAATGACATGTGGTATTTTAGAAGGAAGATGATCGTATTATAACAACAGTTAATTGGAAGAAAAACCTTTTGATAGCTTGGTTCGGTAGCTTTTTTACTGGAGCAAGCTTTTCACTTGTCATGCCTTTTATGGCTTTATTTGTTGAGGAATTAGGCGTAAAAGGTGACTTGGTCAAGCTTTATGCAGGCCTTGCAGTGTCAATTTCAGCCTTAGCTTCTGCTCTTTTTGCACCTGTTTGGGGACGTTTGGCAGACCGTTATGGACGCAAGCCCATGATGATTCGAGCTAGTCTTGTCATGACTTTTACCATGGGCGGTCTAGCTTTTGTGACGGATGTCTATGGGCTGCTTTTTTTACGTTTGCTTAATGGGATGTTTGCGGGTTATGTGCCAAATGCCAATGCACTTATTGCTTCTCAGGCTCCTAAAAATGAATCAGGTTCTGCTCTTGGAACTTTGGCTACTGGTGTTATTGCTGGCAGTCTAATTGGTCCTCTTATGGGCGGTATGCTTGCTGAATTTTTAGGTATTCGCAATGTCTTTCTCTTGGTTGGCACTTTGCTTTTATTGGTAATGCTGCTGACAACTTTTTTTATTCAGGAAGATTTCCGACCTGTATCTAAGAAAGATATCTTATCTACTAAAGAACTCTTTGCTCAAATTAAAGATCGGCAAATACTATTGGGGCTTTTTGTTACCAGTATGATTATTCAAATTTCAGCTCAGTCTGTTGCCCCTATTCTGGCACTTTATATTAGATATCTAGGGCAAAGGGACAATCTGATGTTAATTGCGGGCTTAATTGTGTCTGCTATGGGCTTTTCCAGCATTATTTCCAGTTCAAGATTTGGGAAATTAGGTGATAAAATTGGCAATCACCGTATGTTATTAGCAGGTCTTTTTTATTGTGGTATTATTTATTTGATTCTTGCTCAGTCAAAAACACCTCTGCAATTAGGAATTTGGCGCTTTCTTTTTGGTTTTGGTACTGGAGCCCTCATGCCAAGTGTTAATGCTCTATTAACAAAACTAACACCTAAGGAAGGTATCTCTAGAATCTTTAGCTACAATCAGATGTTTACCAACTTTGGTCAGGTATTGGGTCCTTTTGTAGGATCGACTGTAGCAGCAGGCTGGGGTTATCGCTGGGTCTTTTATGCTACAGGAGCAATTGTTCTTTTCAATTTTATATGGAGTCTTGTTAATTTTAGAAAATATTTGAAAGTTAGGGAAATTTAGTGCGTATCAAGATTAATCTGCAATGTTCACATTGTGGCAGTAAAAATTATTTGACTAGTAAAAATAAGAAAAATCATCCAGAAAAAATTCAGGTTCCTAAATATTGTCCTAAGGAAAGAAAGGTGACCTTGCATATTGAATCCTAAGCTGAAATATGTTAAAATGACTAAGATTATAGTGGAGGAAGTAAGGACATGTACAACTTTTTAGTAACAGCATTGCTAGTGTTATCCTTTATCTTGGTAATTGCTATTTTTATGCAGCCTCAAAAGAATCCTAGCAGCAATGTTTTTGATAATAGTGGATCAGAAGCTTTATTTGAGCGTACAAAGGCTCGAGGTTTTGAAGCTTTTATGCAGCGTTTTACAGCCATTTTAGTCTTCTTTTGGCTTGCGATTGCCTTAGCAATTGTTGTTTTATCAAGTAAATAAAAAGGGGTTGGGAAAGTAGTCTCAACTCCTAAGTTTTTGTTAGAGTTATTTAGTTTATCTTTTATGACCTTGTTAGCTCGTTTTGCCATATTTTAAATACTGACTAGTACTAAAGGCAATTGAAAAACTATAATGGAAAAAGACTGGATACAGATGTTTGAGTAATTTGAAGTAGGCTGTTCCGATTATGCTTGTTTTTTAGTCCACTGAACATTAAAGCGAACAAATTTGCAGAAGGTGGGAGTATACCAAGGTTACCACCTAAAATAAGAGAGTGATGGGAACCTTAATAATATTTTTAGGTTTTCTTCCTCTCTTTTTTTAAAATATTAAAGAAAGAATTGAAATGAAAGAAAAAATTATTACTTATTTAGAAGAGAAGGGAAAATCAAGTGTTGATGATTTAGCCAGCAGTTTAGATATGGCTGGTGCTCAAAAATTTCCTTCTCTTATCAAGGAGATTTCCAAGCTCGAAAGTAAGGGTAAATTGCGCTTTGAGCAAGATGGCACAATCTCACTTAGAAAGAAGAAAGAAAAGAAAGACCAAGTTACTGTTACAGGTATTTTTCGTGCTAATAAGGCCGGTTTTGGCTTTGTCAGTATCGACGAAGCAGAAGAAGATCTTTTTATCGGCCGTAATGATGTTGGTCATGCAGTTGATGGTGATACGGTAGAGGTAGCGATTAAAAAAGTTGCTAATCGCCTTAAAGGAACGGCAGCAGAGGCGCGTGTTGTTAAGATTGTTGAACACAGTTTAAAAACAGTTGTCGGCCGTTTTGTTTTGGATGATGAAAAGCCCCCTTATATTGGCTATATTAAGAGTAAAAATCAAAAAATTACACAAAAGATTTATATTAAAAAAGAACCCATTGTTTTAGATGGGACTGAGATTATTAAGGTAGCAATTGAAAAGTATCCAACACGGCGTTATGATTATTTTGTGGCCAGCGTTGAGGATGTGATTGGTCATCAGGACGATGTCGGAATAGATGTCTTGGAAGTTTTGGAATCCATGGATATCGTGTCTGAATTTCCTGACGCTGTTTTAAAAGAAGCCCAGTCCGTTCCGGATGCTCCCAGTGAGAAAGATCTGATCGGTCGAGTAGATTTACGCAAAGAGATTACTTTTACCATTGATGGGGCGGATGCTAAAGATTTGGATGATGCGGTTCATATCAAATTATTAGATAATGGCAATTTTGAACTCGGTGTTCATATTGCCGATGTTTCTTATTATGTTAAGGAAGGCTCAGCTTTGGATGGTGAAGCCCTAGCTAGAGGAACCAGTGTGTATGTGACTGACCGTGTGGTTCCTATGCTACCTGAACGTTTGTCTAATGGTATTTGTTCCCTCAATCCTAATCTTGACCGTCTGACGCAGTCTGCTATTATGGAAATTGATAAACACGGTCGTGTGCTCCATTATCAGATTACTCAAACTGTTATCAATACTAGTTTTCGTATGACTTACAGTGATGTCAATGCTATTATTGCAGGGGACAAAGAATTGACAGAGCAATACGATAAGATTGTACCGTCTATTCACTATATGGTGACCTTGCACAAGATTTTAGAAAAAATGCGTGAGAGACGTGGAGCCCTTAATTTTGATACCTCAGAAGCTAAAATTTTGGTTAATGATAAAGGCTTTCCTATGGACATCGTGCTACGCCAGCGTGGTTTAGCTGAGCGAATGATTGAGTCTTTCATGCTGGCAGCCAATGAATGCGTGGCTGAGCATTTTGCTAAGAAAAATCTTCCTTTTATCTACCGAATCCATGAAGAACCTAAGGCTGAAAAGTTACAGAAATTTATGGACTATGCGAGCATTTTTGGTGTCAGTATTCAGGGAACAGCCAGCAAAATCAGTCAGACAGCTCTGCAAGATTTTATGAAAAAAATTGAAGGGCAGCCGGGCAGTGAAGTTCTTTCCATGATGTTACTGCGCTCCATGCAGCAGGCGCGTTATTCTGAGTATAATCATGGTCATTATGGTTTGGCAGCGCAATACTATACGCATTTTACCAGTCCAATCCGCCGTTACCCAGACCTTTTGGTGCATCGCTTGGTGCGTGAATACGATAAAGCGAATTCTGAAAAAGTGGAGCATTTTGCACAAATTATTCCTGAAATTGCGAGTCAAACCAGCAGTTTGGAACGTCGTGCCATTGATGCTGAGCGTGTTGTTGAGGCCATGAAAAAAGCAGAATATATGGAAGAATATGTGGGGCAAGAATTCACTGGTGTTGTCTCCAGTGTTGTCAAATTTGGTCTTTTTGTAGAGATGCCTAATACCATTGAAGGTCTCATTCATATGACGACCCTACCAGAATTTTATCAGTTTAATGAACGCACTTTAAGTTTGCACGGTGAGAAATCTGGTAAGGTTTTCCGAGTTGGTCAATCCATCAAAGTAAAAGTGCTTAAGGCAGATAAGGAAACAGGGGATATTGATTTTGCCTATCTTTCAAGTGATTTTGATGTCATTGAAAAGCTCTCTCGATCGAAAAAAGAGAAGTCGCGCCGTTCACGTCGCAGTGGCGACAGCAAAACGAAGGCTAATAAGCGTAGCAAACAATCAGCTCTTTCACAAAAGAAGAAAAAGAAGCCTTTTTATAAGGAGGCAGTAAAGAAGGGAGGCAAGCATGGTAAAGGCCCAAGGAAACGTCGTCGCTCAAAATAAAAAAGCCAGACATGACTATGAGATTCTAGAAACTTATGAAGCAGGCATCGTGCTGACAGGAACTGAGATTAAGAGTGTTCGTGCGGCAAGAATTACTCTCAAAGATGGTTTCGCTCAGGTTAAAAATGGTGAGGTTTGGCTAAATAATGTCCATATTACACCTTATGAACAGGGTAATATCTGGAATCAGGATCCTGATCGTACCCGTAAGCTCCTCCTTAAAAAGAGAGAAATTGCAAAATTGGACAATGAACTCAAAGGGACAGGGATGACCTTAGTTCCTCTTAAGGTTTATCTCAAAAACGGCTTTGCTAAGGTTCTCATCGGGCTTGCCAAAGGAAAACATGATTACGACAAACGTGAAACCATAAAGCGCCGCGAACAAGATCGCGACATTAAACGGCAAATGAAGCAGTTTAATGGGAGATAAATATAAAAAAGAGCCAAACATTTTTGTCTGGCTCTTTCTATAGTTAAATGGCTTTATTTTTCCTGAAATTGTTTGAGACGGATAACTTCGATCTTATAGCCATCGGGGTCTGTGATGAAGTAGTACATCTTTGGCTTGCCGGGCAGACCTGAAAGGTCTGTCACAGTGTAGCCGGCTTTTTGATGCGCTTGATGAGTCGCTTCAAGGTCATCAACACCGACAGCGATATGACCATAGCCATTGCCAAGGTCATAAGCTTCGTGATCGTAATTGTAAGTTAATTCTAACTCATAGTCGGGGTCGTCTTCTAGTTGCAGATAAAGCAGAGTAAATTTGTATTCAGGAAAATCATTGCGGCGAACTTCTTTGAAGCCTAGTGCCTCTTGATAAAATTTAAGCGAAGCGTCTAAGTCCTTAACACGGATACAGGTATGTAAAAATTTCATTGGAATTTCCTTTCTTTTTTGTTAATAGCAGAGCTTTAATCTGACCAGGAGATAACTTCTTGGCGCGGTTTGCGGCTGCGAGGATGTTTGGGATCACGCAAGCGATAACCAAAAGAAATCATATTAGCGATTCCTTCTTTTTCAGGATCAATGAGCCCTGCCTGAGCTAAGATAAGATTGGCTTTAGCATAATGAAAGCCTTCAATTGGGCAAGAATCAATGTCAATCATGCTGGCAGCAGTCATCATATTGCCCATGGCAATGTAAGTTTGCTTGGCTGCCCAATCAAAAAGGGAACGTTCATTGGTTAGCGCCAAATCGTTTTCTTGGAAAGTTTGATAGAGTTTGAGGCGGGCTTCCAAGGTTTCTTTGTCCTTTAAACCGCGACGGATTAAACTCTGACGAATATTTTCAGAATCGTAGCGAACATCCTTTCTAGCAATGGCGAGCACAAAATGGCTAGCAGTTTCTAGCTGATATTGAGCTCCCCAGGCAATTTCTTTGAGCTGCTTTTTGACCGCTTCATTTTCCAAAACGATAAAACGCCAAGGTTCAAGTCCGACAGAAGAAGGACTGAGCCAAGCACAGTCAAGAATGAAGTCCATGTCTTCTTTGGGAATTTTTTGATCATTATAAACACGTACGGCCACACGATGATCAAAAGCCTGACGGACTTGTTTTTTAATATCTTCTTTAGTCATAGTCAATCACTCCTTATTTTGATAAATTTATCATACCATAATTTTTCAAAAAAGAGGAATAAGATGCCAATTCTAGCTTTTATAGAGGTTGATTTTGATTGTCCTTAAAGAGCTGCAGAAGCTTGGCAGGGAATGGAAAGAACCAAGTCTTTTAAAGGGCCTGCCAGTACCGTAGCTCGCAGCTGAGATTAAATTATTTACGGCTGGATTTCAATTGGTAAGATGCTCAGGCTGCCCTAAGATGAGAATTTCCTTAGTCTTTAAGGAAATTTTTTCTATTTTAATTTTGAAATTGTTTGCTAAAATGAAAATAGGAAAAAGGAGGTAGAAGTATGTCTAAATTACCTGAAAATTTTCTCTGGGGCGGTGCGGTTGCTGCCCATCAGCTAGAAGGCGGTTGGCAAGAAGGAGGCAAGGGAATTTCTGTTGCTGATGTCATGACTGCTGGTCGGCACGGTGTTGCGCGTGAAATCACAGCCGGTGTTCTAGAAGGTAAGTATTATCCTAACCATGAAGCCATTGACTTTTATCATCACTATAAAGAAGATGTCAAATTGTTTGCCGAAATGGGCTTCAAATGTTTTCGGACTTCCATCGCTTGGACACGGATTTTTCCTAAGGGAGATGAAGCAGAGCCTAATGAAGCAGGTCTGCAATTTTATGATGACCTTTTTGATGAATGTCTGAAATATGGTATTGAACCCGTTGTGACCCTATCGCATTTTGAATTGCCTTATCACCTTGTTACCGAATACGGTGGCTTTACTAACCGAAAAGTAATTGATTTCTTTGTTCGTTTTGCTGAAGTTTGCTTTCGTCGTTATAAGGATAAGGTTAAGTATTGGATGACTTTCAACGAAATCAATAACCAAGCCAATTACCAAGAAGATTTTGCACCTTTTACTAATTCGGGGATTGTTTACAAAGAGGGAGATGACCGCGAAGCGATTATGTACCAAGCTGCTCATTATGAACTGGTGGCTTCTGCGCGTGCCGTTAAAATTGGTCATGCGATTAATCCCAATCTCAATATTGGGTGCATGGTTGCCATGTGTCCAATTTATCCAGCAACCTGTAACCCTAAAGATATCCTCATGGCTCAAAAAGCTATGCAAAAGCGTTATTACTTTGCGGATGTTCATGTCCATGGTTTTTATCCAGAACATATTTTCAAGTATTGGGAACGCAAGGCTATTAAGGTTGATTTTACTGAGCAAGATAAGAAGGATTTGCTTGAAGGAACGGTAGATTACATCGGCTTTTCATATTACATGTCCTTTGTCATTGATGCTCACCGTGAAAATAATCCTTACTATGATTATCTAGAAACAGAAGATTTAGTTAAAAATCCTTATGTAAAGGCTTCTGACTGGGATTGGCAAATAGATCCTCAAGGTTTGCGTTATGCTCTCAATTGGTTTACTGACATGTATCATTTACCGCTTTTCATTGTTGAGAATGGCTTTGGAGCCATTGATCAAGTTGAAGCTGATGGCATGGTTCACGACGATTATCGGATTGATTATCTGGGT
This region of Streptococcus mutans genomic DNA includes:
- a CDS encoding VOC family protein — encoded protein: MKFLHTCIRVKDLDASLKFYQEALGFKEVRRNDFPEYKFTLLYLQLEDDPDYELELTYNYDHEAYDLGNGYGHIAVGVDDLEATHQAHQKAGYTVTDLSGLPGKPKMYYFITDPDGYKIEVIRLKQFQEK
- a CDS encoding 6-phospho-beta-glucosidase, which encodes MSKLPENFLWGGAVAAHQLEGGWQEGGKGISVADVMTAGRHGVAREITAGVLEGKYYPNHEAIDFYHHYKEDVKLFAEMGFKCFRTSIAWTRIFPKGDEAEPNEAGLQFYDDLFDECLKYGIEPVVTLSHFELPYHLVTEYGGFTNRKVIDFFVRFAEVCFRRYKDKVKYWMTFNEINNQANYQEDFAPFTNSGIVYKEGDDREAIMYQAAHYELVASARAVKIGHAINPNLNIGCMVAMCPIYPATCNPKDILMAQKAMQKRYYFADVHVHGFYPEHIFKYWERKAIKVDFTEQDKKDLLEGTVDYIGFSYYMSFVIDAHRENNPYYDYLETEDLVKNPYVKASDWDWQIDPQGLRYALNWFTDMYHLPLFIVENGFGAIDQVEADGMVHDDYRIDYLGAHIKEMIKAVDEDGVELMGYTPWGCIDLVSAGTGEMRKRYGFIYVDKDDEGKGTLKRSPKLSFNWYKEVIASNGDDI
- the rnr gene encoding ribonuclease R; protein product: MKEKIITYLEEKGKSSVDDLASSLDMAGAQKFPSLIKEISKLESKGKLRFEQDGTISLRKKKEKKDQVTVTGIFRANKAGFGFVSIDEAEEDLFIGRNDVGHAVDGDTVEVAIKKVANRLKGTAAEARVVKIVEHSLKTVVGRFVLDDEKPPYIGYIKSKNQKITQKIYIKKEPIVLDGTEIIKVAIEKYPTRRYDYFVASVEDVIGHQDDVGIDVLEVLESMDIVSEFPDAVLKEAQSVPDAPSEKDLIGRVDLRKEITFTIDGADAKDLDDAVHIKLLDNGNFELGVHIADVSYYVKEGSALDGEALARGTSVYVTDRVVPMLPERLSNGICSLNPNLDRLTQSAIMEIDKHGRVLHYQITQTVINTSFRMTYSDVNAIIAGDKELTEQYDKIVPSIHYMVTLHKILEKMRERRGALNFDTSEAKILVNDKGFPMDIVLRQRGLAERMIESFMLAANECVAEHFAKKNLPFIYRIHEEPKAEKLQKFMDYASIFGVSIQGTASKISQTALQDFMKKIEGQPGSEVLSMMLLRSMQQARYSEYNHGHYGLAAQYYTHFTSPIRRYPDLLVHRLVREYDKANSEKVEHFAQIIPEIASQTSSLERRAIDAERVVEAMKKAEYMEEYVGQEFTGVVSSVVKFGLFVEMPNTIEGLIHMTTLPEFYQFNERTLSLHGEKSGKVFRVGQSIKVKVLKADKETGDIDFAYLSSDFDVIEKLSRSKKEKSRRSRRSGDSKTKANKRSKQSALSQKKKKKPFYKEAVKKGGKHGKGPRKRRRSK
- the coaE gene encoding dephospho-CoA kinase (Dephospho-CoA kinase (CoaE) performs the final step in coenzyme A biosynthesis.), translating into MTKIIGITGGIASGKSTITNYLRQKGYQVIDADQVVHDLQANGGRLYQALVNWLGTAILNEAGELNRPKLSQFIFSSPDNLAKSSQLQNAIIRQELETRRDQLAKTEAIFFMDIPLLIEQNYRDWFDEIWLIAVSPETQIKRLKQRNGYSQEEAQQRLASQMPLQSKKVYADQIIDNNKTVENTKMQVDSQLRRLQNE
- a CDS encoding NAD(P)H-dependent oxidoreductase; this encodes MTKEDIKKQVRQAFDHRVAVRVYNDQKIPKEDMDFILDCAWLSPSSVGLEPWRFIVLENEAVKKQLKEIAWGAQYQLETASHFVLAIARKDVRYDSENIRQSLIRRGLKDKETLEARLKLYQTFQENDLALTNERSLFDWAAKQTYIAMGNMMTAASMIDIDSCPIEGFHYAKANLILAQAGLIDPEKEGIANMISFGYRLRDPKHPRSRKPRQEVISWSD
- a CDS encoding DinB family protein, with the translated sequence MDYLDMLIDSLNRVRERFWRMFKGVTVEQANCFPVADTAPQIKSLTWLAWHTARELDLQISALAGQESIWDSQGFKEYFPFEVAETEDGWDHSLEQAQKIKVDHLDDVLDYLNDATDFAILYLKSLNPECLDDIVDDSWTPAVTRGVRLVSIIDDAAMHSGQAIYARRLLGLKD
- the mutM gene encoding DNA-formamidopyrimidine glycosylase, yielding MPELPEVETVRRGLEHLIVGKKIVSVEVRVPKMVKTGVEDFQLDILGQTFESIGRRGKYLLLNLNRQTIISHLRMEGKYLLFEDEVPDNKHFHLFFGLDGGSTLVYQDVRKFGTFELLPKSQVEAYFVQKKIGPEPNAKDFKLKPFEEGLAKSHKVIKTLLLDQHLVAGLGNIYVDEVLWAAKVDPERLASQLKTSEIKRIHDETIRILQLAIEKGGSTIRSYKNSLGEDGSMQDCLQVYGKTDQPCARCATPIEKIKVGGRGTHFCPSCQKQ
- the rpmG gene encoding 50S ribosomal protein L33; its protein translation is MRIKINLQCSHCGSKNYLTSKNKKNHPEKIQVPKYCPKERKVTLHIES
- a CDS encoding multidrug efflux MFS transporter — its product is MIAWFGSFFTGASFSLVMPFMALFVEELGVKGDLVKLYAGLAVSISALASALFAPVWGRLADRYGRKPMMIRASLVMTFTMGGLAFVTDVYGLLFLRLLNGMFAGYVPNANALIASQAPKNESGSALGTLATGVIAGSLIGPLMGGMLAEFLGIRNVFLLVGTLLLLVMLLTTFFIQEDFRPVSKKDILSTKELFAQIKDRQILLGLFVTSMIIQISAQSVAPILALYIRYLGQRDNLMLIAGLIVSAMGFSSIISSSRFGKLGDKIGNHRMLLAGLFYCGIIYLILAQSKTPLQLGIWRFLFGFGTGALMPSVNALLTKLTPKEGISRIFSYNQMFTNFGQVLGPFVGSTVAAGWGYRWVFYATGAIVLFNFIWSLVNFRKYLKVREI
- the smpB gene encoding SsrA-binding protein SmpB; translation: MVKAQGNVVAQNKKARHDYEILETYEAGIVLTGTEIKSVRAARITLKDGFAQVKNGEVWLNNVHITPYEQGNIWNQDPDRTRKLLLKKREIAKLDNELKGTGMTLVPLKVYLKNGFAKVLIGLAKGKHDYDKRETIKRREQDRDIKRQMKQFNGR
- the secG gene encoding preprotein translocase subunit SecG gives rise to the protein MYNFLVTALLVLSFILVIAIFMQPQKNPSSNVFDNSGSEALFERTKARGFEAFMQRFTAILVFFWLAIALAIVVLSSK